A genomic window from Vanessa tameamea isolate UH-Manoa-2023 chromosome 7, ilVanTame1 primary haplotype, whole genome shotgun sequence includes:
- the LOC113401127 gene encoding PH and SEC7 domain-containing protein isoform X4 yields the protein MADERLVVLNRCDNLGFGFSLLGEAGLPHIIYEIEENSPAARSGEVEAGDVLLKVNGTDVNRFTTREDPQIKANVRRYLSAAAERRTSGSPRTKHDKSGSPPSSNSNSNSSSNSSSNGSGVQSGESCEALLPEERAERRPRVTQPKFEAYMMTGDLMLNLSRVEHPHHNHHAPTHRTHYHRYNSTPASPSENRLAARVELSQRHNSSPDTGYIGDHASKMFNSQPASPAGGNASSGEMATRTQHIVRTSRSEDHLQFQKESSLSAVAVDMEEDVTSSLNTLLDARPDSATPATPAPRSDSDERDRIVWTYNAPISQCNGSAATSNSTSISDGISQRSSSPLSPTSASWSALSPRATPPHRAALAPHHHRPLNGDMSLSEAVSNISSPDYQDQDDMFDTGRECPRMELSDPSDSDSTILVSEPCHKRAKSNSTYSDHGSDVTLNGDHSKDYRIVIQVKGPEKQNANTNDNVNNNNNSNYAQNGKENGHNSPENQGYQELCSGSDAGSDEGSDGDSLHSFHYSPKAVDIPSAERLAKRLYHLDGFKKSDVSRHLSKNNEFSRAVAEEYVKHFEFSGATLDEALRTFLARFALSGETQERERVLVHFSRRYLECNPGAFNSQDAVHTLTCAIMLLNTDLHGCGGGGTFRRMSCAEFIENLAELNDGDNFPRDTLKHLYHAIRNQPLQWALDVEVTPPSGENRSSAPVGSNPFLDLPDQSRAVEYKKGYVMRKCCFDANGKKTPFGRRGWKMFYCTLRDLVLYLHKDEHGFRRSQMSDNLHNAIRIHHALATKATDYTKKQHVFRLQTADQAEYLFQTSDSKELCSWVETINFVCAAYSAPPLAGAVGSQRKFQRPLLPCTHTKLSMREQLADHEERAARLEEELAALRHARDHPHAHRDKDHYLVHEIKRYRTYAYVMRMRGGGAGAEENAPALPERTAAHAQHAQNPPP from the exons GTTGAAGCGGGAGACGTATTGCTCAAGGTTAATGGGACTGATGTGAACCGGTTCACAACCCGAGAAG ACCCACAGATCAAAGCGAACGTGAGGCGCTATCTGTCCGCCGCCGCCGAGCGTCGCACTAGCGGGTCCCCGCGCACGAAACACGATAA ATCGGGATCACCGCCGTCGAGTAATTCGAACAGCAACTCGTCGAGTAATTCGTCGAGCAACGGGTCGGGTGTTCAGTCCGGAGAAAGTTGCGAGGCGCTGTTGCCGGAGGAGCGGGCCGAGAGGCGACCGCGCGTCACTCAGCCTAAATTCGAGGCTTATATGATGACCGGCGACCTCATGCTCAACCTGTCCCGAGTTGAGCATCCACACCACAACCACCACGCCCCGACACACCGCACACACTACCACAG ATATAATTCAACGCCCGCCTCGCCAAGTGAAAACCGACTGGCCGCTCGTGTTGAACTCTCACAACGACACAATTCTTCGCCCGATACGGGATACATCGGAGACCATGCTAGTAAAAT GTTCAACTCCCAGCCCGCGTCTCCAGCGGGAGGAAATGCTTCCTCTGGGGAGATGGCGACACGCACACAACATATCGTACGAACTTCCAGATCAGAAGATCACTTACAG TTCCAGAAGGAGTCGTCGCTGAGCGCGGTGGCGGTGGACATGGAGGAGGACGTGACGTCATCGCTGAACACGCTGCTGGACGCGCGGCCCGACTCCGCCACGCCCGCCACGCCGGCGCCGCGCTCCGACTCCGACGAGCGCGACAG GATCGTATGGACGTACAATGCACCGATATCCCAATGCAACGGATCGGCGGCCACATCGAACTCGACCTCCATCTCAGATGGAATATCACAGCG GTCGTCGTCCCCGCTGTCGCCGACGTCGGCGTCGTGGTCGGCGCTGTCCCCGCGCGCCACGCCGCCGCACCGCGCCGCGCTGGCGCCGCACCACCACCGACCACTCAACG GTGATATGAGCTTATCGGAAGCGGTATCAAATATATCTAGTCCGGATTATCAAGACCAAGACGACATGTTCGACACGGGCAGGGAATGCCCCAGAATGGAATTGTCCGACCCGTCCGACTCCGATTCCACAATACTAGTCTCTGAACCTTGCCACAAACGGGCAAAGTCAAATTCCACCTATTCGGATCACGGTAGTGACGTCACGCTCAACGGAGATCACAGTAAAGACTATAGAATAGTCATACAAGTGAAAGGACCAGAGAAACAGAACGCGAACACGAatgataatgtaaataataataacaatagtaaCTACGCACAAAATGGTAAAGAAAATGGACACAACTCACCCGAAAATCAAGGCTACCAG GAGTTGTGCAGCGGATCAGACGCCGGGTCCGACGAGGGCTCGGACGGAGACTCGCTGCACTCGTTCCACTACAGCCCGAAGGCCGTAGACATACCTTCCGCCGAGCGGCTCGCTAAACGACTTTATCACCTCGATGGGTTCAAAAAGTCAGATGTATCGAGGCACTTAAGTAAAAA caATGAATTCTCGCGAGCTGTGGCGGAAGAGTATGTGAAGCACTTCGAATTCAGCGGTGCGACCTTGGATGAGGCACTGAGGACATTCTTAGCTCGTTTCGCACTTAGCGGCGAGACACAGGAAAGAGAACGAGTCCTCGTACACTTCTCTCGTAGATACCTCGAGTGCAACCCTGGGGCTTTCAATTCACAAG ATGCGGTTCACACCCTAACCTGCGCTATAATGCTACTTAACACGGACTTGCACGGGTGTGGCGGCGGCGGCACGTTCCGACGGATGTCGTGTGCGGAGTTCATCGAGAATCTCGCTGAGCTCAACGACGGAGACAACTTCCCGCGGGACACGCTCAAGCATCTCTACCACGCGATACGCAACCAGCCGCTACAGTGGGCACT TGATGTGGAGGTTACTCCTCCTAGCGGTGAAAACCGTTCCTCTGCACCAGTGGGCAGTAACCCTTTCCTGGACCTGCCTGATCAGAGTCGCGCCGTCGAGTACAAAAAAGGCTATGTTATGCGGAAATGTTGCTTTGACGCTAACGGAAAAAAGA caCCTTTTGGTCGTCGAGGTTGGAAAATGTTCTATTGCACATTGCGAGATCTAGTCCTATATCTACACAAAGATGAACATGGTTTTCGGCGAAGTCAAATGTCAGACAATCTTCACAACGCAATTAG AATACACCACGCGCTAGCTACGAAAGCAACggattatacaaaaaaacaacatgTATTCCGATTGCAAACTGCTGATCAAGCGGAATATCTCTTTCAGACTAG TGACTCAAAAGAGCTGTGCTCATGGGTGGAGACTATAAACTTCGTGTGCGCGGCGTACTCCGCGCCCCCACTGGCTGGAGCCGTGGGCTCGCAACGCAAGTTTCAACGACCACTGTTGCCTTGCACGCACACCAAATTATCtatg cgGGAGCAATTGGCGGACCACGAAGAGCGAGCTGCGCGACTGGAAGAAGAGTTGGCAGCTTTGAGGCACGCGCGCGATCATCCACACGCTCATCGCGATAAAGATCACTACCTCGTGCACGAG attAAGAGGTACCGCACGTACGCATACGTGATGCGGATGCGTGGCGGCGGTGCGGGAGCTGAAGAAAATGCGCCCGCCCTACCCGAACGCACGGCGGCGCATGCTCAACACGCGCAGAATCCGCCGCCCTGA
- the LOC113401127 gene encoding PH and SEC7 domain-containing protein isoform X3, whose protein sequence is MADERLVVLNRCDNLGFGFSLLGEAGLPHIIYEIEENSPAARSGEVEAGDVLLKVNGTDVNRFTTREVLKCLRLSSDPVTLRLKKDPQIKANVRRYLSAAAERRTSGSPRTKHDKSGSPPSSNSNSNSSSNSSSNGSGVQSGESCEALLPEERAERRPRVTQPKFEAYMMTGDLMLNLSRVEHPHHNHHAPTHRTHYHRYNSTPASPSENRLAARVELSQRHNSSPDTGYIGDHASKMFNSQPASPAGGNASSGEMATRTQHIVRTSRSEDHLQESSLSAVAVDMEEDVTSSLNTLLDARPDSATPATPAPRSDSDERDRIVWTYNAPISQCNGSAATSNSTSISDGISQRSSSPLSPTSASWSALSPRATPPHRAALAPHHHRPLNGDMSLSEAVSNISSPDYQDQDDMFDTGRECPRMELSDPSDSDSTILVSEPCHKRAKSNSTYSDHGSDVTLNGDHSKDYRIVIQVKGPEKQNANTNDNVNNNNNSNYAQNGKENGHNSPENQGYQELCSGSDAGSDEGSDGDSLHSFHYSPKAVDIPSAERLAKRLYHLDGFKKSDVSRHLSKNNEFSRAVAEEYVKHFEFSGATLDEALRTFLARFALSGETQERERVLVHFSRRYLECNPGAFNSQDAVHTLTCAIMLLNTDLHGCGGGGTFRRMSCAEFIENLAELNDGDNFPRDTLKHLYHAIRNQPLQWALDVEVTPPSGENRSSAPVGSNPFLDLPDQSRAVEYKKGYVMRKCCFDANGKKTPFGRRGWKMFYCTLRDLVLYLHKDEHGFRRSQMSDNLHNAIRIHHALATKATDYTKKQHVFRLQTADQAEYLFQTSDSKELCSWVETINFVCAAYSAPPLAGAVGSQRKFQRPLLPCTHTKLSMREQLADHEERAARLEEELAALRHARDHPHAHRDKDHYLVHEIKRYRTYAYVMRMRGGGAGAEENAPALPERTAAHAQHAQNPPP, encoded by the exons GTTGAAGCGGGAGACGTATTGCTCAAGGTTAATGGGACTGATGTGAACCGGTTCACAACCCGAGAAG ttcTAAAATGCTTGCGACTATCGTCGGATCCCGTCACTTTACGGTTAAAGAAGG ACCCACAGATCAAAGCGAACGTGAGGCGCTATCTGTCCGCCGCCGCCGAGCGTCGCACTAGCGGGTCCCCGCGCACGAAACACGATAA ATCGGGATCACCGCCGTCGAGTAATTCGAACAGCAACTCGTCGAGTAATTCGTCGAGCAACGGGTCGGGTGTTCAGTCCGGAGAAAGTTGCGAGGCGCTGTTGCCGGAGGAGCGGGCCGAGAGGCGACCGCGCGTCACTCAGCCTAAATTCGAGGCTTATATGATGACCGGCGACCTCATGCTCAACCTGTCCCGAGTTGAGCATCCACACCACAACCACCACGCCCCGACACACCGCACACACTACCACAG ATATAATTCAACGCCCGCCTCGCCAAGTGAAAACCGACTGGCCGCTCGTGTTGAACTCTCACAACGACACAATTCTTCGCCCGATACGGGATACATCGGAGACCATGCTAGTAAAAT GTTCAACTCCCAGCCCGCGTCTCCAGCGGGAGGAAATGCTTCCTCTGGGGAGATGGCGACACGCACACAACATATCGTACGAACTTCCAGATCAGAAGATCACTTACAG GAGTCGTCGCTGAGCGCGGTGGCGGTGGACATGGAGGAGGACGTGACGTCATCGCTGAACACGCTGCTGGACGCGCGGCCCGACTCCGCCACGCCCGCCACGCCGGCGCCGCGCTCCGACTCCGACGAGCGCGACAG GATCGTATGGACGTACAATGCACCGATATCCCAATGCAACGGATCGGCGGCCACATCGAACTCGACCTCCATCTCAGATGGAATATCACAGCG GTCGTCGTCCCCGCTGTCGCCGACGTCGGCGTCGTGGTCGGCGCTGTCCCCGCGCGCCACGCCGCCGCACCGCGCCGCGCTGGCGCCGCACCACCACCGACCACTCAACG GTGATATGAGCTTATCGGAAGCGGTATCAAATATATCTAGTCCGGATTATCAAGACCAAGACGACATGTTCGACACGGGCAGGGAATGCCCCAGAATGGAATTGTCCGACCCGTCCGACTCCGATTCCACAATACTAGTCTCTGAACCTTGCCACAAACGGGCAAAGTCAAATTCCACCTATTCGGATCACGGTAGTGACGTCACGCTCAACGGAGATCACAGTAAAGACTATAGAATAGTCATACAAGTGAAAGGACCAGAGAAACAGAACGCGAACACGAatgataatgtaaataataataacaatagtaaCTACGCACAAAATGGTAAAGAAAATGGACACAACTCACCCGAAAATCAAGGCTACCAG GAGTTGTGCAGCGGATCAGACGCCGGGTCCGACGAGGGCTCGGACGGAGACTCGCTGCACTCGTTCCACTACAGCCCGAAGGCCGTAGACATACCTTCCGCCGAGCGGCTCGCTAAACGACTTTATCACCTCGATGGGTTCAAAAAGTCAGATGTATCGAGGCACTTAAGTAAAAA caATGAATTCTCGCGAGCTGTGGCGGAAGAGTATGTGAAGCACTTCGAATTCAGCGGTGCGACCTTGGATGAGGCACTGAGGACATTCTTAGCTCGTTTCGCACTTAGCGGCGAGACACAGGAAAGAGAACGAGTCCTCGTACACTTCTCTCGTAGATACCTCGAGTGCAACCCTGGGGCTTTCAATTCACAAG ATGCGGTTCACACCCTAACCTGCGCTATAATGCTACTTAACACGGACTTGCACGGGTGTGGCGGCGGCGGCACGTTCCGACGGATGTCGTGTGCGGAGTTCATCGAGAATCTCGCTGAGCTCAACGACGGAGACAACTTCCCGCGGGACACGCTCAAGCATCTCTACCACGCGATACGCAACCAGCCGCTACAGTGGGCACT TGATGTGGAGGTTACTCCTCCTAGCGGTGAAAACCGTTCCTCTGCACCAGTGGGCAGTAACCCTTTCCTGGACCTGCCTGATCAGAGTCGCGCCGTCGAGTACAAAAAAGGCTATGTTATGCGGAAATGTTGCTTTGACGCTAACGGAAAAAAGA caCCTTTTGGTCGTCGAGGTTGGAAAATGTTCTATTGCACATTGCGAGATCTAGTCCTATATCTACACAAAGATGAACATGGTTTTCGGCGAAGTCAAATGTCAGACAATCTTCACAACGCAATTAG AATACACCACGCGCTAGCTACGAAAGCAACggattatacaaaaaaacaacatgTATTCCGATTGCAAACTGCTGATCAAGCGGAATATCTCTTTCAGACTAG TGACTCAAAAGAGCTGTGCTCATGGGTGGAGACTATAAACTTCGTGTGCGCGGCGTACTCCGCGCCCCCACTGGCTGGAGCCGTGGGCTCGCAACGCAAGTTTCAACGACCACTGTTGCCTTGCACGCACACCAAATTATCtatg cgGGAGCAATTGGCGGACCACGAAGAGCGAGCTGCGCGACTGGAAGAAGAGTTGGCAGCTTTGAGGCACGCGCGCGATCATCCACACGCTCATCGCGATAAAGATCACTACCTCGTGCACGAG attAAGAGGTACCGCACGTACGCATACGTGATGCGGATGCGTGGCGGCGGTGCGGGAGCTGAAGAAAATGCGCCCGCCCTACCCGAACGCACGGCGGCGCATGCTCAACACGCGCAGAATCCGCCGCCCTGA
- the LOC113401127 gene encoding PH and SEC7 domain-containing protein isoform X1 produces MADERLVVLNRCDNLGFGFSLLGEAGLPHIIYEIEENSPAARSGEVEAGDVLLKVNGTDVNRFTTREVLKCLRLSSDPVTLRLKKDPQIKANVRRYLSAAAERRTSGSPRTKHDKSGSPPSSNSNSNSSSNSSSNGSGVQSGESCEALLPEERAERRPRVTQPKFEAYMMTGDLMLNLSRVEHPHHNHHAPTHRTHYHRYNSTPASPSENRLAARVELSQRHNSSPDTGYIGDHASKMFNSQPASPAGGNASSGEMATRTQHIVRTSRSEDHLQFQKESSLSAVAVDMEEDVTSSLNTLLDARPDSATPATPAPRSDSDERDRIVWTYNAPISQCNGSAATSNSTSISDGISQRSSSPLSPTSASWSALSPRATPPHRAALAPHHHRPLNGDMSLSEAVSNISSPDYQDQDDMFDTGRECPRMELSDPSDSDSTILVSEPCHKRAKSNSTYSDHGSDVTLNGDHSKDYRIVIQVKGPEKQNANTNDNVNNNNNSNYAQNGKENGHNSPENQGYQELCSGSDAGSDEGSDGDSLHSFHYSPKAVDIPSAERLAKRLYHLDGFKKSDVSRHLSKNNEFSRAVAEEYVKHFEFSGATLDEALRTFLARFALSGETQERERVLVHFSRRYLECNPGAFNSQDAVHTLTCAIMLLNTDLHGCGGGGTFRRMSCAEFIENLAELNDGDNFPRDTLKHLYHAIRNQPLQWALDVEVTPPSGENRSSAPVGSNPFLDLPDQSRAVEYKKGYVMRKCCFDANGKKTPFGRRGWKMFYCTLRDLVLYLHKDEHGFRRSQMSDNLHNAIRIHHALATKATDYTKKQHVFRLQTADQAEYLFQTSDSKELCSWVETINFVCAAYSAPPLAGAVGSQRKFQRPLLPCTHTKLSMREQLADHEERAARLEEELAALRHARDHPHAHRDKDHYLVHEIKRYRTYAYVMRMRGGGAGAEENAPALPERTAAHAQHAQNPPP; encoded by the exons GTTGAAGCGGGAGACGTATTGCTCAAGGTTAATGGGACTGATGTGAACCGGTTCACAACCCGAGAAG ttcTAAAATGCTTGCGACTATCGTCGGATCCCGTCACTTTACGGTTAAAGAAGG ACCCACAGATCAAAGCGAACGTGAGGCGCTATCTGTCCGCCGCCGCCGAGCGTCGCACTAGCGGGTCCCCGCGCACGAAACACGATAA ATCGGGATCACCGCCGTCGAGTAATTCGAACAGCAACTCGTCGAGTAATTCGTCGAGCAACGGGTCGGGTGTTCAGTCCGGAGAAAGTTGCGAGGCGCTGTTGCCGGAGGAGCGGGCCGAGAGGCGACCGCGCGTCACTCAGCCTAAATTCGAGGCTTATATGATGACCGGCGACCTCATGCTCAACCTGTCCCGAGTTGAGCATCCACACCACAACCACCACGCCCCGACACACCGCACACACTACCACAG ATATAATTCAACGCCCGCCTCGCCAAGTGAAAACCGACTGGCCGCTCGTGTTGAACTCTCACAACGACACAATTCTTCGCCCGATACGGGATACATCGGAGACCATGCTAGTAAAAT GTTCAACTCCCAGCCCGCGTCTCCAGCGGGAGGAAATGCTTCCTCTGGGGAGATGGCGACACGCACACAACATATCGTACGAACTTCCAGATCAGAAGATCACTTACAG TTCCAGAAGGAGTCGTCGCTGAGCGCGGTGGCGGTGGACATGGAGGAGGACGTGACGTCATCGCTGAACACGCTGCTGGACGCGCGGCCCGACTCCGCCACGCCCGCCACGCCGGCGCCGCGCTCCGACTCCGACGAGCGCGACAG GATCGTATGGACGTACAATGCACCGATATCCCAATGCAACGGATCGGCGGCCACATCGAACTCGACCTCCATCTCAGATGGAATATCACAGCG GTCGTCGTCCCCGCTGTCGCCGACGTCGGCGTCGTGGTCGGCGCTGTCCCCGCGCGCCACGCCGCCGCACCGCGCCGCGCTGGCGCCGCACCACCACCGACCACTCAACG GTGATATGAGCTTATCGGAAGCGGTATCAAATATATCTAGTCCGGATTATCAAGACCAAGACGACATGTTCGACACGGGCAGGGAATGCCCCAGAATGGAATTGTCCGACCCGTCCGACTCCGATTCCACAATACTAGTCTCTGAACCTTGCCACAAACGGGCAAAGTCAAATTCCACCTATTCGGATCACGGTAGTGACGTCACGCTCAACGGAGATCACAGTAAAGACTATAGAATAGTCATACAAGTGAAAGGACCAGAGAAACAGAACGCGAACACGAatgataatgtaaataataataacaatagtaaCTACGCACAAAATGGTAAAGAAAATGGACACAACTCACCCGAAAATCAAGGCTACCAG GAGTTGTGCAGCGGATCAGACGCCGGGTCCGACGAGGGCTCGGACGGAGACTCGCTGCACTCGTTCCACTACAGCCCGAAGGCCGTAGACATACCTTCCGCCGAGCGGCTCGCTAAACGACTTTATCACCTCGATGGGTTCAAAAAGTCAGATGTATCGAGGCACTTAAGTAAAAA caATGAATTCTCGCGAGCTGTGGCGGAAGAGTATGTGAAGCACTTCGAATTCAGCGGTGCGACCTTGGATGAGGCACTGAGGACATTCTTAGCTCGTTTCGCACTTAGCGGCGAGACACAGGAAAGAGAACGAGTCCTCGTACACTTCTCTCGTAGATACCTCGAGTGCAACCCTGGGGCTTTCAATTCACAAG ATGCGGTTCACACCCTAACCTGCGCTATAATGCTACTTAACACGGACTTGCACGGGTGTGGCGGCGGCGGCACGTTCCGACGGATGTCGTGTGCGGAGTTCATCGAGAATCTCGCTGAGCTCAACGACGGAGACAACTTCCCGCGGGACACGCTCAAGCATCTCTACCACGCGATACGCAACCAGCCGCTACAGTGGGCACT TGATGTGGAGGTTACTCCTCCTAGCGGTGAAAACCGTTCCTCTGCACCAGTGGGCAGTAACCCTTTCCTGGACCTGCCTGATCAGAGTCGCGCCGTCGAGTACAAAAAAGGCTATGTTATGCGGAAATGTTGCTTTGACGCTAACGGAAAAAAGA caCCTTTTGGTCGTCGAGGTTGGAAAATGTTCTATTGCACATTGCGAGATCTAGTCCTATATCTACACAAAGATGAACATGGTTTTCGGCGAAGTCAAATGTCAGACAATCTTCACAACGCAATTAG AATACACCACGCGCTAGCTACGAAAGCAACggattatacaaaaaaacaacatgTATTCCGATTGCAAACTGCTGATCAAGCGGAATATCTCTTTCAGACTAG TGACTCAAAAGAGCTGTGCTCATGGGTGGAGACTATAAACTTCGTGTGCGCGGCGTACTCCGCGCCCCCACTGGCTGGAGCCGTGGGCTCGCAACGCAAGTTTCAACGACCACTGTTGCCTTGCACGCACACCAAATTATCtatg cgGGAGCAATTGGCGGACCACGAAGAGCGAGCTGCGCGACTGGAAGAAGAGTTGGCAGCTTTGAGGCACGCGCGCGATCATCCACACGCTCATCGCGATAAAGATCACTACCTCGTGCACGAG attAAGAGGTACCGCACGTACGCATACGTGATGCGGATGCGTGGCGGCGGTGCGGGAGCTGAAGAAAATGCGCCCGCCCTACCCGAACGCACGGCGGCGCATGCTCAACACGCGCAGAATCCGCCGCCCTGA